One stretch of Pseudomonas fluorescens Q2-87 DNA includes these proteins:
- a CDS encoding substrate-binding domain-containing protein produces the protein MFKRNVLAVSLTLAGLCVAQAAMADVNGGGATLPQPLYQTSGVLTTGFAPYIGVGSGAGKAAFLTNDYTKFVPGDTSGKKVHWAGSDSKLSATELSTYVSAHGAAWGPLIQVPSVATSVAIPFNKTGTANVDLSVNQLCGVFSGRLTDWSQITGSGRTGAITVVYRGESSGTTELFTRFLNAKCAETGTFAITTTFASSYSGGLPSGAVSASGSANVMTALNAAQGRITYMSPDYAATTLAGLDDATKVARVAGVSPAPANVSTAIAAVAVPAVANRSNPNAWVPVFAATTNPSDPSVVAYPTTGYPILGFTNVIFSQCYADATQTTQVRNFFSRHYGSLTNNDSAITANRFVPLPSAWKTAIRDSFVTASSGLSVGNTSVCNAIGRPL, from the coding sequence ATGTTTAAGCGCAACGTTCTCGCGGTATCCCTGACCCTCGCCGGCCTCTGCGTCGCTCAGGCCGCCATGGCTGATGTCAACGGCGGTGGTGCTACCTTGCCTCAGCCTCTGTACCAGACGTCCGGTGTACTCACCACCGGCTTCGCCCCTTACATCGGCGTGGGCAGCGGTGCCGGCAAGGCCGCTTTCCTGACCAACGACTACACCAAGTTCGTGCCTGGCGACACCAGCGGCAAGAAAGTGCACTGGGCTGGTAGCGACTCCAAGCTCAGCGCCACTGAACTGAGCACCTACGTCAGTGCCCACGGTGCCGCCTGGGGTCCATTGATCCAGGTGCCTTCGGTCGCCACCTCGGTTGCCATTCCGTTCAACAAGACTGGCACCGCCAACGTCGACCTGAGCGTCAACCAATTGTGCGGCGTATTCTCCGGCCGCCTCACCGACTGGAGTCAGATCACTGGTTCTGGCCGTACCGGCGCGATCACCGTGGTCTACCGTGGCGAGAGCAGCGGCACCACCGAACTGTTCACTCGCTTCCTGAACGCCAAATGCGCTGAAACCGGCACCTTTGCCATCACCACCACCTTCGCCTCCAGCTACAGCGGTGGCTTGCCATCCGGTGCCGTTTCCGCCTCCGGCAGTGCGAATGTGATGACTGCACTGAACGCTGCCCAGGGCCGCATCACCTACATGAGCCCGGACTACGCCGCTACCACCCTGGCCGGTCTGGATGACGCCACCAAGGTCGCTCGCGTCGCCGGTGTTTCCCCAGCTCCTGCCAACGTTTCGACCGCCATCGCTGCTGTTGCGGTACCGGCAGTTGCCAACCGTTCCAACCCGAACGCCTGGGTACCGGTGTTCGCTGCTACGACCAACCCAAGCGACCCTAGCGTCGTGGCCTACCCAACCACCGGCTACCCAATCCTGGGTTTCACCAACGTGATCTTCAGCCAGTGCTACGCCGATGCGACCCAGACCACTCAGGTTCGCAACTTCTTCAGCCGTCACTACGGTTCGTTGACCAACAACGACTCGGCCATCACCGCCAACCGTTTCGTGCCACTGCCTTCGGCTTGGAAAACCGCTATTCGTGACTCCTTCGTCACGGCTTCCAGCGGTCTGAGCGTCGGCAACACCAGCGTCTGCAACGCCATCGGTCGTCCGTTGTAA
- the gspD gene encoding type II secretion system secretin GspD, with amino-acid sequence MKGSRFPGHWRKAAPLLLLALSACNNTPPASQPPLLVDSELGIPLGGTQRSGDALLDRQRAQALREQKPPARHQVDLTSRAREPRNPAPARTPLGDQPVTLNFVEADIQAVVRALSRSTGQQFLVDPRVKGNLTLVSEGQVPAHQAYDMLLAALRMQGFSVVDVGGVAQVVPEADAKLLGGPIYSADKPAGNGMLTRTFRLQYENAVNLIPVLRPIVSPNNPINAYPGNNTIVVTDYAENLSRVAQLIEGIDTPSAIDTDVVPIHNGIAVDIAQMVSDLLETQGGDQTQKINVIGDPRSNSIIIRAGSPERTELARNLIYKLDNAQNNPSNLHVVYLRNAQAGKLAQALRGLLTGESEGEGNDNSRSVLSGMGGNTNGQSGQSSSGDGTGGTSASGSASTTSTGYAQGSNGTPSASTKNEQGTAFSAGGVTIQADATTNTLLISAPDPLYRNLREVIDLLDQRRAQVVIESLIVEVGEDDASEFGVQWQTGNLGGNGVIGGVNLGGTGLNLNGKTSIDVLPQGLNLGLVNGTVDIPGIGKILDLKVLARALKSKGGTNVLSTPNLLTLDNEAASIFVGQTIPFVSGSYVTGGGGTSNNPFQTVTREEVGLKLNVRPQISEGGTVKLDIYQEVSSVDNRASSTTGIVTNKRAIDTSILLDDGQIMVLGGLLQDGYSQSNDAVPWLSTLPGIGALFRNERRQITKTNLMVFLRPYIIRDTAAGRGITLNRYDFMRRAQGLLQPERSWAMPDMQAPQLPASARAIPGAAPVSLQTPRAAIKAVPVTEPVGQ; translated from the coding sequence ATGAAGGGGTCCAGATTCCCGGGTCATTGGCGCAAGGCTGCGCCGCTGTTGCTGTTGGCCTTGAGTGCGTGCAACAACACGCCGCCCGCGTCGCAGCCGCCGTTGCTGGTGGACAGTGAACTGGGCATACCGTTGGGCGGCACCCAGCGCAGCGGCGATGCGTTGCTGGACCGCCAGCGTGCCCAGGCCCTGCGCGAGCAGAAACCGCCCGCCAGGCATCAGGTCGATCTCACGTCCCGTGCCCGCGAGCCCCGCAACCCTGCGCCGGCGCGTACGCCGTTGGGCGATCAACCGGTAACGCTCAATTTTGTCGAGGCGGATATCCAGGCGGTGGTGCGAGCGCTGTCCCGTTCAACCGGGCAGCAATTTCTGGTGGACCCCCGCGTCAAGGGCAACCTGACGCTGGTCTCCGAAGGCCAGGTTCCGGCTCACCAGGCCTACGACATGCTGCTGGCCGCGCTGCGCATGCAGGGCTTCAGCGTGGTGGATGTCGGCGGCGTCGCCCAGGTGGTGCCGGAGGCCGACGCCAAGCTGCTCGGCGGGCCGATCTACAGCGCCGACAAACCGGCCGGCAACGGCATGCTGACCCGCACGTTCCGCTTGCAATACGAGAACGCGGTGAACCTGATCCCGGTGCTGCGCCCAATCGTTTCGCCGAACAACCCGATCAACGCCTACCCGGGCAACAACACCATTGTGGTCACGGACTACGCCGAGAACCTGTCGCGGGTGGCGCAGCTCATCGAAGGCATCGACACCCCCAGCGCCATCGACACCGACGTGGTACCGATTCACAACGGCATCGCTGTCGACATCGCGCAGATGGTTTCCGACCTGCTGGAAACCCAGGGTGGCGACCAGACCCAGAAGATCAATGTGATCGGCGACCCGCGCTCCAACTCCATCATCATCCGCGCTGGCAGCCCCGAGCGCACGGAGCTGGCGCGCAACCTGATCTACAAGCTCGACAATGCCCAGAACAACCCGAGCAACCTGCACGTGGTGTACCTGCGCAATGCCCAGGCCGGCAAACTGGCCCAGGCCCTGCGCGGTTTGCTCACCGGGGAAAGCGAAGGCGAGGGCAACGACAACTCGCGCTCGGTGCTCAGTGGCATGGGCGGCAACACCAATGGCCAGAGCGGGCAAAGCAGCAGTGGCGACGGCACCGGCGGTACCAGCGCCAGTGGCAGTGCGTCGACCACCAGCACCGGCTACGCCCAGGGCAGCAACGGGACACCCTCCGCTTCGACGAAAAACGAACAGGGCACTGCCTTCAGCGCTGGCGGCGTGACCATCCAGGCCGACGCCACCACCAACACCTTGCTGATTTCGGCGCCTGATCCGCTGTACCGCAACCTGCGGGAAGTCATCGACCTGCTGGACCAACGTCGCGCCCAGGTGGTGATCGAGAGCTTGATCGTAGAGGTCGGCGAGGATGACGCCAGCGAATTTGGCGTGCAGTGGCAGACGGGCAATCTCGGTGGCAACGGGGTGATCGGTGGGGTCAATCTCGGCGGCACGGGACTCAATCTCAACGGCAAGACCAGCATCGATGTGTTGCCCCAAGGGCTGAACCTGGGCCTGGTCAACGGCACCGTGGACATCCCCGGTATCGGCAAGATCCTCGACCTCAAGGTCCTGGCCCGGGCCTTGAAGAGCAAGGGCGGCACCAACGTGTTGTCGACGCCGAACCTGCTGACCCTGGACAATGAAGCGGCGAGCATTTTTGTCGGCCAGACCATTCCCTTTGTCAGTGGCAGCTACGTCACCGGTGGCGGCGGCACCAGCAACAACCCGTTCCAGACGGTGACTCGCGAAGAGGTCGGCTTGAAGCTCAATGTCCGACCGCAGATTTCCGAGGGCGGTACGGTCAAGCTCGATATCTACCAAGAGGTCAGCAGCGTCGACAATCGCGCCTCGAGCACCACCGGGATCGTCACCAACAAGCGCGCCATCGACACCAGCATCCTGCTCGACGACGGGCAGATCATGGTCCTTGGCGGGTTGCTTCAGGATGGCTACAGCCAGAGCAATGACGCGGTGCCGTGGCTGTCGACCCTCCCCGGTATCGGTGCGCTGTTTCGCAACGAGCGCCGGCAGATCACCAAGACCAACCTGATGGTGTTCCTGCGGCCGTACATCATCCGCGACACCGCGGCGGGACGCGGCATCACCCTCAACCGCTACGACTTCATGCGTCGCGCCCAGGGCCTGCTGCAACCGGAGCGCAGTTGGGCCATGCCGGACATGCAAGCCCCGCAACTACCCGCCTCGGCCCGGGCGATCCCGGGCGCCGCACCGGTCAGCTTGCAAACACCCAGGGCGGCGATCAAGGCGGTGCCTGTAACGGAGCCGGTTGGACAATGA
- the gspK gene encoding type II secretion system minor pseudopilin GspK, whose translation MRTDSPLAAKQRGMAVISALLIAAVVAVIAGGMLTRQTLFTRSLEAEQLRVQGTGRLQGGLQLSRQLLWEARQRDPLTRLGQPWARPIVMPGSGQIDTPFEGQLEDEQGKFNLRNLVAEERVDEEQRRAFERLCQQLGVAATVRERIVERVVEAYPRLSDPQQAPKAAVSRTFVSGRDTSPDAANTPQAPTRPMLRTLQDLRSVKGVTSQVLETLAPYVTILPANTWLNGNTASAPVLAAYVPGLSLQRAEALVREREGGHWFINRGDFVNRLRMPELEISAVRVGITSDWFRLRGQARSGQRRVELDALLQRSPDHLPQVIWSRVGV comes from the coding sequence ATCGCCGCCGTGGTGGCGGTGATCGCCGGCGGCATGCTGACCCGCCAGACCCTGTTCACCCGCAGCCTGGAAGCCGAGCAGTTGCGTGTCCAGGGGACAGGACGGTTGCAAGGCGGTTTGCAGCTCAGCCGCCAGTTGCTCTGGGAGGCCCGCCAGCGTGATCCGCTGACGCGCCTTGGCCAGCCCTGGGCCAGGCCTATCGTCATGCCCGGTTCGGGCCAGATCGACACGCCATTCGAAGGCCAGTTGGAAGACGAACAGGGCAAGTTCAACCTGCGCAACCTCGTCGCCGAGGAGCGCGTGGATGAAGAACAGCGGCGGGCGTTCGAACGGTTGTGCCAGCAGCTTGGCGTTGCCGCGACGGTTCGCGAGCGCATTGTCGAACGGGTGGTCGAGGCTTATCCGCGATTATCGGACCCGCAGCAGGCGCCCAAGGCTGCGGTGAGCCGCACGTTTGTCAGCGGTCGGGACACTTCGCCCGACGCCGCCAACACGCCCCAGGCGCCGACGCGGCCCATGCTCCGCACGCTGCAAGACTTGCGCAGCGTGAAGGGCGTCACATCGCAGGTGCTGGAGACATTGGCGCCTTACGTGACGATCCTGCCGGCCAATACCTGGCTCAATGGCAACACGGCCAGTGCGCCGGTGCTTGCGGCTTACGTGCCCGGGCTGTCGCTGCAACGGGCCGAGGCGCTGGTCAGGGAGCGCGAGGGTGGTCACTGGTTCATCAACCGAGGGGATTTCGTCAATCGCCTGCGCATGCCGGAGCTGGAGATCAGCGCCGTCAGGGTCGGCATCACCAGCGACTGGTTCCGCCTGCGGGGCCAGGCGCGCAGCGGACAACGACGGGTCGAACTGGACGCGTTGCTGCAACGCAGTCCGGACCATTTGCCCCAGGTGATCTGGTCAAGGGTGGGCGTATGA
- the gspE gene encoding type II secretion system ATPase GspE codes for MNTLPYAWAKAQRLVLRQAEDGAVLMVCPSTPGWSISEVRRQFGEVRLERVRDEELDGLLNTAYADTGSAAAVVGAAENEVDLDRLMQDIPEITDLLDTQDGAPVIRMINALLTQAARDEASDIHIEPYESHSVVRYRVDGTLRDVVSPRKALHGALVSRIKIMAQLDIAEKRLPQDGRIALRVAGRPIDIRVSTVPTGHGERVVMRLLDKQAGRLQLETLGMDPDVLGKLDHLIRQPHGIVLVTGPTGSGKTTSLYAALARLDASVHNILTVEDPVEYDLPGISQIQVNAKIDMTFALALRAILRQDPDIIMIGEIRDLETAQIAVQASLTGHLVLATLHTNDAVSAVNRLIDMGVEPFLLASSMLGVLAQRLVRRLCSQCKQPDPATPGTWRPVGCPTCNQTGYSGRTGIHELFCIDDDIRALIHQGAGEQALRAAARQAGMFSMREDGERWVRSGTTAPEEILRVTRDA; via the coding sequence ATGAATACCCTCCCATATGCCTGGGCCAAGGCCCAACGCCTGGTGTTGCGGCAGGCCGAGGACGGTGCGGTGCTGATGGTGTGTCCCTCCACGCCTGGCTGGTCCATCAGTGAGGTGCGCCGTCAGTTCGGCGAGGTGCGACTGGAGCGGGTGCGCGACGAGGAGCTCGACGGCTTGCTCAACACCGCCTATGCCGACACCGGCAGCGCTGCCGCAGTCGTGGGTGCGGCGGAAAACGAAGTCGATCTCGACCGGCTCATGCAAGACATCCCCGAGATCACTGACCTGCTGGACACCCAGGACGGCGCGCCGGTGATCCGCATGATCAACGCCTTGCTGACCCAGGCCGCGCGGGACGAGGCCAGCGACATCCACATCGAGCCCTACGAGAGCCATTCGGTGGTGCGCTACCGCGTCGACGGCACCCTGCGCGATGTGGTCTCGCCACGCAAGGCCCTGCATGGGGCGCTGGTGTCGCGGATCAAGATCATGGCCCAGCTCGACATCGCCGAAAAACGCCTGCCCCAGGACGGCCGCATCGCCCTGCGCGTGGCCGGGCGACCGATCGATATCCGCGTCTCCACGGTGCCCACCGGCCACGGCGAACGGGTGGTGATGCGGCTGTTGGACAAGCAGGCCGGACGCCTGCAACTGGAAACGTTGGGCATGGACCCGGACGTGCTGGGCAAGCTCGATCACCTGATCCGCCAGCCCCACGGCATCGTCCTGGTCACCGGTCCTACGGGCAGCGGCAAGACCACCAGCCTGTATGCCGCCCTGGCCCGGCTGGACGCCAGCGTCCACAACATCCTCACGGTGGAAGACCCGGTGGAATACGATCTGCCGGGCATCAGCCAGATCCAGGTCAACGCCAAGATCGACATGACCTTCGCCCTGGCGTTGCGGGCGATCCTGCGCCAGGATCCGGACATCATCATGATCGGTGAAATCCGCGATCTGGAGACGGCGCAAATTGCCGTGCAGGCGTCCCTTACCGGGCACTTGGTGCTGGCCACGCTGCACACCAACGATGCGGTGTCGGCGGTCAACCGCTTGATCGACATGGGCGTCGAGCCGTTCCTGCTGGCCTCGTCGATGCTTGGTGTGCTGGCTCAGCGGCTGGTGCGCAGGTTGTGCTCGCAGTGCAAGCAGCCGGATCCGGCCACGCCCGGCACCTGGCGACCTGTTGGCTGCCCGACCTGTAACCAGACCGGCTACAGCGGCCGCACTGGCATCCATGAATTGTTTTGCATCGACGACGACATCCGCGCGCTGATCCACCAAGGGGCAGGGGAGCAGGCACTGCGCGCCGCCGCCCGCCAGGCCGGCATGTTCAGCATGCGTGAGGATGGCGAGCGCTGGGTCCGCAGTGGCACCACGGCCCCTGAAGAAATCCTTCGCGTGACACGGGACGCCTGA
- the gspM gene encoding type II secretion system protein GspM, whose product MNKQSLALARLRWRAWRTRCRTFWQGLAVREQRAVSVAALVLGGGLVWLALIQPALKTIAYWQAETPKLRSQTEALEVLLRDVGGAAQGQPLEAALRQSLDASGLSEHYQLQTLGADASHAWQLSFQDAPAEAVIGWLLGNPRQFSLEVIEARLLRTAPTAPDNTPGTLSGTVRMDQAQSAKEAS is encoded by the coding sequence ATGAATAAGCAATCCCTGGCACTGGCGCGGCTGCGTTGGCGGGCCTGGCGTACTCGCTGCCGGACATTCTGGCAGGGGCTGGCCGTGCGCGAACAACGTGCCGTGTCCGTGGCGGCACTGGTGCTGGGCGGTGGCCTGGTCTGGCTGGCGTTGATCCAGCCTGCGCTGAAGACCATCGCCTATTGGCAAGCCGAAACCCCGAAGCTGCGCTCGCAAACCGAAGCCCTCGAAGTGCTGTTGCGCGATGTCGGCGGCGCTGCCCAGGGCCAGCCTCTTGAAGCGGCTCTGCGCCAATCCCTGGACGCCAGCGGGTTGAGTGAGCACTACCAGTTGCAGACCCTTGGCGCCGATGCCTCCCACGCTTGGCAATTGTCCTTTCAAGATGCCCCGGCGGAGGCAGTGATCGGCTGGCTGCTGGGCAACCCTCGGCAGTTTTCCCTGGAAGTGATCGAGGCCCGCTTGCTACGCACAGCCCCGACCGCTCCTGACAACACCCCCGGCACACTGTCCGGAACCGTTCGCATGGATCAGGCGCAAAGCGCTAAGGAAGCTTCATGA
- the gspF gene encoding type II secretion system inner membrane protein GspF codes for MNRYRFEAADAQGKIESGHLEADSQGAAFNLLRSRGLTALQVQAERNTTPANGGGLFSAKLSDNDLAWATRQLASLLGASLPLEAALSATVEQAERKHIAQTLSAVRADVRSGMRLAEALAARPRDFPDIYRALIAAGEESGDLAQVMERLADYIEERNNLRGKILTAFIYPGVVGLVSVAIVIFLLSYVVPQVVSAFSQARQDLPALTVAMLTASDFIRAWGWLCFGVLAGGFWSWRMYLRKPAARLSWHARVLRLPLIGRFVLGLNTARFASTLAILGGAGVPLLRALEAARQTLSNDRLSQSVSEATAKVREGVNLAAALRVEKVFPPVLIHLIASGEKTGCLPPMLERAAQTLSRDIERRAMGMTALLEPLMIVVMGGVVLVIVMAVLLPIIEINQLVQ; via the coding sequence ATGAATCGTTACCGTTTCGAGGCCGCCGACGCCCAGGGCAAGATCGAATCCGGACACTTGGAAGCCGACAGCCAGGGCGCTGCTTTCAACCTGTTGCGTAGCCGTGGCTTGACCGCGTTGCAGGTGCAGGCCGAGCGCAACACGACACCGGCCAATGGCGGTGGTTTGTTCAGCGCCAAACTCTCGGACAACGACCTGGCCTGGGCCACCCGGCAACTGGCGAGCCTGCTGGGCGCGAGTCTGCCGTTGGAAGCCGCGTTGAGCGCCACGGTGGAACAGGCCGAGCGCAAGCACATCGCCCAGACCCTGAGCGCGGTGCGCGCCGACGTGCGCAGCGGCATGCGCCTGGCCGAAGCCCTGGCGGCGCGGCCCCGGGACTTCCCGGACATTTATCGAGCGCTGATTGCCGCCGGTGAAGAGTCCGGCGACCTGGCTCAGGTCATGGAGCGACTGGCGGATTACATCGAGGAACGCAACAACCTGCGGGGCAAGATTCTCACGGCGTTCATTTACCCCGGGGTGGTGGGGCTGGTGTCGGTTGCCATCGTAATTTTCCTCCTCAGCTATGTGGTGCCGCAGGTGGTCAGCGCGTTCTCCCAGGCCCGGCAAGACCTGCCCGCGCTGACCGTGGCGATGCTCACCGCCAGTGATTTCATTCGTGCCTGGGGCTGGTTGTGTTTTGGCGTGCTGGCCGGTGGGTTCTGGAGTTGGCGCATGTACTTGCGCAAACCGGCGGCGCGGTTGAGCTGGCACGCGCGGGTGTTGCGCCTGCCGCTGATCGGGCGTTTCGTACTGGGCCTCAACACCGCGCGATTTGCCTCGACCCTGGCGATTCTCGGCGGAGCAGGGGTGCCGCTGCTGCGCGCCCTGGAGGCGGCGCGCCAGACGTTGTCCAATGACCGCCTGAGCCAGAGCGTCAGCGAGGCCACCGCCAAGGTCCGCGAAGGGGTCAACCTGGCGGCGGCGCTGCGGGTGGAAAAAGTCTTCCCGCCGGTGTTGATCCACCTGATCGCCAGCGGCGAAAAAACCGGCTGCCTGCCGCCGATGCTCGAACGCGCCGCACAAACCCTCTCCCGCGACATCGAACGCCGGGCCATGGGCATGACCGCACTGCTGGAGCCGCTGATGATCGTGGTCATGGGCGGTGTGGTGCTGGTGATCGTCATGGCGGTGCTGCTGCCGATCATCGAGATCAATCAGTTGGTGCAATAG
- the gspL gene encoding type II secretion system protein GspL, translated as MTRLRIGLAPLAGLSLDTPVAFAWLDRQGQVREQGVSQIGALGRGAKSLAVECFLHPRDSLLARVELPPLPPAKITAAVACAAQALMLGASERMQVAHSPRGIDGQVQVAWLDRESLARLAGLLHQAGLKLRGLYPAAYALPVLSGPVACVEDDHLLVRHDLQHAVVQPLQEEALAEWLMEAQAGLHWLGDSPPHASVDTLAAPQRWTGSAPGWGLHAGLSRNAAERGGWGRAVAICAVALAVWVVGLNLYAAREAAQGQRLKMQMVQRVKQVFPELPVILNPLQQARQQIAVRQGATATDPGQRFANLVQQAGSAMPFMSGNVQALVFENGELHLSVIAQAPKTTATDDWKTALAQAGIDVAAIDQGWTLRVAPAGQGTEDNPDSTADADDE; from the coding sequence ATGACGCGCTTGCGGATTGGGCTGGCGCCTCTTGCCGGCCTGAGTCTCGACACTCCGGTGGCGTTTGCCTGGCTCGATCGCCAGGGCCAGGTGCGCGAACAAGGGGTCAGTCAAATCGGGGCCCTGGGCAGGGGCGCCAAGAGCCTTGCGGTGGAATGTTTTCTACATCCCCGAGACAGCCTGTTGGCCCGCGTGGAGCTGCCGCCGTTGCCACCAGCGAAGATCACCGCCGCAGTAGCGTGCGCCGCCCAGGCCCTGATGCTCGGTGCCAGCGAACGCATGCAGGTGGCCCACAGTCCACGCGGGATTGACGGGCAGGTACAGGTCGCCTGGCTGGACCGTGAATCGCTCGCCAGGTTGGCCGGGCTGCTGCATCAGGCCGGGTTGAAACTGCGTGGCCTTTATCCGGCGGCCTACGCCTTGCCCGTGCTGTCGGGGCCGGTGGCCTGCGTCGAGGATGACCACCTGCTGGTGCGTCATGACTTGCAGCACGCCGTGGTCCAGCCGCTGCAGGAAGAGGCGTTGGCCGAATGGCTGATGGAAGCGCAGGCGGGGCTGCACTGGCTGGGAGATTCGCCGCCCCACGCGTCGGTCGACACCTTGGCCGCCCCCCAGCGTTGGACCGGTTCTGCGCCGGGCTGGGGCTTGCATGCCGGCCTGTCACGTAACGCAGCCGAGCGTGGTGGCTGGGGCCGCGCTGTGGCGATCTGCGCTGTGGCGCTGGCGGTGTGGGTGGTCGGGCTGAACCTCTACGCCGCCCGGGAAGCGGCGCAGGGTCAGCGGCTGAAGATGCAGATGGTCCAGCGGGTGAAGCAGGTGTTTCCCGAGTTGCCGGTGATTCTCAACCCGCTGCAACAGGCGCGCCAGCAAATCGCGGTTCGCCAGGGCGCTACGGCGACCGACCCGGGCCAACGCTTCGCCAACCTGGTGCAACAGGCAGGCAGCGCCATGCCGTTCATGAGCGGCAACGTGCAGGCGCTGGTATTCGAGAACGGCGAGTTGCACCTGAGCGTAATCGCGCAAGCGCCGAAAACGACCGCCACCGATGACTGGAAAACCGCCCTGGCCCAGGCTGGCATCGACGTCGCCGCCATCGACCAGGGCTGGACCCTGCGTGTGGCCCCGGCCGGCCAAGGCACTGAGGACAACCCCGACTCCACTGCGGACGCCGATGATGAATAA